A single genomic interval of Cervus elaphus chromosome 26, mCerEla1.1, whole genome shotgun sequence harbors:
- the LOC122684145 gene encoding TATA-box-binding protein encodes MDQNNSLPPYAQGLASPQGAMTPGIPIFSPMMPYGTGLTPQPIQNTNSLSILEEQQRQQQQQQQQQQQQQQQAAVAAVQQSTSQQATQGPSGQTPQLFHSQTLTTAPLPGTTPLYPSPMTPMTPITPATPASESSGIVPQLQNIVSTVNLGCKLDLKTIALRARNAEYNPKRFAAVIMRIREPRTTALIFSSGKMVCTGAKSEEQSRLAARKYARVVQKLGFPAKFLDFKIQNMVGSCDVKFPIRLEGLVLTHQQFSSYEPELFPGLIYRMIKPRIVLLIFVSGKVVLTGAKVRAEIYEAFENIYPILKGFRKTT; translated from the exons ATGGATCAGAACAACAGCCTCCCACCTTATGCCCAGGGCCTGGCCTCCCCTCAG GGTGCCATGACTCCTGGAATCCCTATCTTTAGTCCAATGATGCCTTATGGCACGGGACTGACTCCACAGCCTATTCAGAACACCAACAGCCTGTCTATTTTGGAGGAGCAGCaacggcagcagcagcagcagcagcagcagcagcagcagcagcagcagcaggcggcAGTGGCAGCCGTCCAGCAGTCGACGTCCCAGCAGGCAACCCAGGGGCCCTCGGGCCAGACGCCACAGCTCTTCCACTCACAGACTCTTACGACTGCACCCTTGCCGGGCACCACTCCCCTGTATCCCTCCCCCATGACCCCCATGACCCCCATCACCCCTGCCACGCCAGCCTCAGAGAGCTCCGGGATCGTGCCGCAGCTGCA AAATATTGTATCCACAGTGAATCTTGGTTGTAAACTTGACCTAAAGACCATTGCACTTCGTGCCCGAAATGCTGAATATAATCCCAAG CGTTTCGCTGCTGTAATCATGAGAATAAGAGAGCCCCGGACCACTGCACTGATATTCAGTTCTGGGAAGATGGTGTGCACAGGAGCCAAGAG TGAAGAACAGTCTAGACTAGCAGCAAGAAAATATGCCAGAGTGGTACAGAAATTGGGTTTTCCAGCTAAGTTCTTGGACTTCAAGATTCAGAACATGGTGGGGAGCTGTGATGTGAAGTTCCCTATAAGGTTAGAAGGCCTTGTGCTTACCCACCAACAGTTCAGTAG TTATGAGCCAGAGTTATTTCCTGGTTTAATCTACAGAATGATCAAACCGAGAATTGTTctccttatttttgtttctggaaaAGTTGTATTAACAG GTGCTAAAGTCAGAGCAGAAATTTATGAAGCCTTTGAGAACATCTACCCTATTCTGAAGGGTTTCAGGAAGACAACGTAA